From the genome of Streptomyces spinoverrucosus:
CGACTTCACCGGAGGCGCCGCCCCGGTCACGGACGCGGCGGCGGTCGCCTCACCGGCCCCACCACCGTCGGTCTTCCGCTGAACGCCCTGCCGCGTGACCCAATACGTCCCGAGCCCCACCACCGTCGGTCTTCCGCTGAATGCCCTGCCGCGTGACCCAATACGTCCCGAGCCCCACCACCGTCGGTCTTCCGCTGAATGCCCTGCCGCGTGACCCAATACGTCCCGAGCCCCACCACCGTCGGTCTTCCGCTGAACGCCCTGCCGCGTGACCCAATACGTCCCGAGCCCCACCACCGTCGGTCTTCCGCTGAACGCCCCGCCGCGTGACCTAATGCGTACCGATCTCCACCCGCGGCGGCCCGTCGTGCCACGTGCAGAACACCGACACCCGCTCGGCGCCCGCGGCGAACTCGACCCGGATCCACGTCTCCGTCTTCCACACCTGCATCGACCAGCCCGCGTCCGGGGTCGCCGACACCAGCGTCGCGGAGGTCTCACCGAGGTCGAAGACGGCCCGGCCGCCATCGGTCGCGTAGCTCTTGACCTGCCCGGACGCGGAAGCGGAGGCGCTCGGGCTCGGGCTGGGGCCGGTGCTCGCGCCGGCCGAGGGCGTCGGCTTGCGGGTCGGCGAGGGGCTCGGGCTCCTCGACGGTTCGGGCCGCCGCGTGCTCGCGGCGGTGGACCTCGGCTCCGGCTCCCGCGTCGCCGTGTCGGCCGCGGTGACGGGCAGGGCGCGCGGCGGGTCGTACACCGTGCCCGCCATGACCGAGTGGACACCCCACCACGACAGCGTGGTCGCCGCGCCCGTGGCGAGCGACCAGGCCAGTACGTGTACGACTCCTCTGAGCATCGCGGGCCATACTGCCTCACCCACGCCACACCTGTCCCATCGGTCACGGGGAACGAGAAGTTGTCCACAAGGGCCGGGTTGTCCACAGGCGCCGGACCCGCCTCGCTCGCATGGCGTACGGTGCGGCGCATGGCAAGTGTGCTCGTGGTCGAGGACGACCAGTTCGTACGCTCGGCGCTCATCCGGCATCTGACCGACGCCTCGCACACCGTGCGCAGCGTCGGTACGGCACTGGAGGCGCTGCGCGAGGTCGCCCATTTCCGCTTCGACGTGGTCATCCTGGACCTCGGCCTGCCCGACCTGGACGGGTCCGAGGCTCTGAAGATGCTGCGCGGCATCACGGACGTACCGGTGATCATCGCCACCGCCCGGGACGACGAGGCGGAGGTAGTGCGGCTGTTGAACGCCGGTGCGGACGACTATCTGACCAAGCCGTTCTCCGTAGAGCACCTCTCCGCCCGGATCGCCGCGGTCCTGCGCCGCTCCCGCGCGGCCGCGGGCGAGGCTCCGCCGTCCCCGGTGCTCCGGGTCGGCGGACTGACGGTGGACCCGCTGCGGCGCCAGGCCGAGCTGGACGGCGTACGACTGGACCTCACCCGGCGCGAGTTCGACCTGCTGGCCTTCCTGGCCGGGCGGCCCGGAGTCGTCGTCTCGCGCCGGGAGCTGCTCGCCGAGGTGTGGCAGCAGTCGTACGGCGACGACCAGACCATCGACGTCCATCTGTCCTGGCTGCGACGGAAACTGGGCGAAACGGCCGCCCGGCCGCGCTATCTGCACACCCTGCGCGGTGTCGGTGTGAAGCTGGAGCCGCCGGGAGCGGAGGCGCGGCCATGAGGTGGGCACTGGTCAAGGTCTCGCTGGCGGTCACCGCCATGGTCGTGGTCGCCTTCGCGGTGCCGCTCGGTCTGGTCATCAAGGAGATGGCCCGCGACCGCGCGTTCTCCGACGCCGAGCGGGACGCGGCGGAGATCGCCCCCGCGCTGTCCATCACCACCGACCGGGCCCAGCTCGAACGCGCGATCGCCGCCGCGGGTTCCGGCGACGGGATGGCCCTGCACATACCGGGCGACGAGGGCACTGAGGCCGTCGGCATCGGGCGGCAGCGCGCCGCCGACGCGGACATCGAGGCCACCCGGGAGTTGGGCCGCGCCTCCACGGCCGAGGCGCCGGGCGGTTCGGCCCTGCTCCAGCCGGT
Proteins encoded in this window:
- a CDS encoding response regulator transcription factor, whose amino-acid sequence is MASVLVVEDDQFVRSALIRHLTDASHTVRSVGTALEALREVAHFRFDVVILDLGLPDLDGSEALKMLRGITDVPVIIATARDDEAEVVRLLNAGADDYLTKPFSVEHLSARIAAVLRRSRAAAGEAPPSPVLRVGGLTVDPLRRQAELDGVRLDLTRREFDLLAFLAGRPGVVVSRRELLAEVWQQSYGDDQTIDVHLSWLRRKLGETAARPRYLHTLRGVGVKLEPPGAEARP